Proteins from a single region of Lepus europaeus isolate LE1 chromosome 4, mLepTim1.pri, whole genome shotgun sequence:
- the LOC133758833 gene encoding ral-GDS-related protein-like: protein MADGKGSTLEISNDSHEELIFSGNGQPRSDHRAEGLWPGHRQLPSLHCCSQLLASLGGYSFGGVSTLHLAEVCPLRSLQPGTRAKLEESLVPASPGRTITYLSTLLCSYGDFSTVPYFLDQIFHSNMASFLGRCRDLYKAELHGHTSLPLLKMKVGCKPVSLPGGDLGTQVYFLYALPGHAQHPEAKADAPALRAGPPPFRALALEPAAAPLAQPGPAPEPGPASPRGLPPCAQSAPGPAPQASSGWAGPAEELPGAEMVDITAFSPRTMAEQLTLLDAELFQKVVPFHCLGSVWTKSNKRGKEHLASTVHATVQQFNCVTNCVVTTCLGDPSRKATDRARVVEHWIKVAKECQTLRNVSSAHAILSALQTSPICRLQETWGEVSRKSCKKFERLCEKDNGLSRDRLTKKGAFKLAARENNPQRAQMRLRKQQKGVVPFLGTYLKYLVMLDTAMGDSVHQADISFEKLKKEIKVLQEIQLLQVAASNYYFKRDEEFGVWFQSVEYLTEKESYALSRQLEPSAKRPAAASRP from the exons ATGGCGGATGGGAAA GGCTCCACGCTGGAGATCAGCAATGATTCCCATGAGGAACTCATCTTCTCAGGCAATGGACAG CCACGgtcagatcaccgtgcagaaggGCTGTGGCCGGGACACCGCCAGCTGCCATCTCTgcactgctgctcccagctgctggcctccctggggggatactct TTTGGAGGGGTGTCCACACTGCACCTGGCAGAGGTCTGCCCCCTGCGGAGCCTGCAACCAGGCACCAGGGCGAAACTGGAGGAGTCCCTGGTCCCGGCCTCCCCAGGAAGAACCATCACTtacctgtccactctgctgtgctCATATGGCGACTTCAGCACTGTTCCGTATTTCCTGGACCAGATATTCCACAG CAACATGGCTTCCTTCCTGGGACGCTGCAGAGATCTGTACAAGGCAGAGCTCCATGGCCACACCAGCCTTCCACTGCTGAAGATGAAGGTGGGCTGCAAGCCTGTTAGCCTGCCTGGAGGAGACCTGGGGACCCAGGTGTACTTTCTCTATGCCCTGCCCGGACACGCCCAGCACCCTGAGGCCAAAGCAGATG ctCCCGCTCTGCGTGCAGGGCCACCACCCTTCCGCGCACTGGCTCTCGAGCCAGCTGCAGCACCGCTGGCTCAGCCAGGACCTgctccagagccagggccagcttCCCCACGGGGCCTGCCCCCATGCGCACAGTCAGCACCAGGGCCAGCTCCACAGGCCTCCTCTGGAtgggctgggcctgcagaggAGCTGCCTGGGGCGGAGATGGTTGACATCACCGCCTTCTCCCCCAGGACGATGGCAGAACAGCTCACGCTTCTGGATGCG GAGCTGTTCCAGAAGGTCGTGCCCTTCCACTGCCTGGGCTCCGTCTGGACCAAGAGCAACAAGAGAGGCAAGGAACACCTGGCCTCCACTGTCCATGCCACCGTCCAGCAGTTCAACTGCGTGACAAATTGTGTAGTCACCACATGCTTGGGGGACCCCAGCAGGAAGGCCACGGACAGGGCCCGTGTGGTGGAGCACTGGATCAAGGTGGCCAAG GAGTGCCAGACCCTCAGGAACGTTTCTTCGGCCCATGCCATCCTCTCTGCTCTACAGACCTCCCCAATTTGTCGCCTGCAAGAGACGTGGggagaagtctccag GAAAAGCTGCAAAAAATTTGAGCGCCTGTGTGAGAAGGACAATGGCTTGAGCAGGGATCGGCTCACCAAG AAGGGGGCCTTCAAGCTTGCTGCCCGGGAGAACAATCCACAGAGAGCCCAGATGAGGCTGCGGAAACAACAGAAG GGAGTCGTCCCCTTTCTTGGCACTTACCTGAAATACCTGGTGATGCTGGACACTGCGATGGGGGACTCTGTGCAT CAGGCTGACATCAGCTTCGAGAAACTGAAGAAG gaAATTAAAGTCCTGCAAGAAATCCaactgctgcaggtggcagcgagcaattattattttaagcgTGATGAGGAGTTCGGCGTGTGGTTCCAGTCTGTGGAGTATCTCACTGAGAAGGAGAG CTATGCCCTGTCCCGCCAGCTGGAGCCCTCTGCCAAGAGGCCCGCAGCAGCCTCAAGGCCATGA